The following coding sequences lie in one Apium graveolens cultivar Ventura chromosome 3, ASM990537v1, whole genome shotgun sequence genomic window:
- the LOC141714602 gene encoding uncharacterized protein LOC141714602, with protein sequence MGLGDTIKEGNKTSEQDKAKAMIFLRHHLDEGLKTEYLTIKDPSTLWKDLKERHDHQKIVILPKARYDCLYLRLQDYKSVSEYKSAMFKITSQLKLCGENITDKDMLEKTYSNFHANNMLLQQQYCEHGFTKYSKLISVLLLAEQNNELLLKNHQARPTSSTPFPEVNAVTNNEYRDNKSFGRGRGH encoded by the coding sequence ATGGGCCTCGGTGACACTATAAAAGAGGGAAATAAAACCTCCGAACAAGATAAGGCAAAAGCCATGATATTTCTTCGCCACCACCTTGATGAAGGATTGAAAACTGAATATTTGACTATTAAAGATCCATCAACACTTTGGAAGGATCTCAAAGAAAGACATGACCACCAAAAAATAGTGATACTTCCTAAAGCTCGCTATGATTGTCTATACTTGCGATTGCAAGATTATAAAAGTGTGAGCGAGTATAAATCTGCCATGTTTAAAATTACATCTCAATTGAAATTATGTGGCGAGAATATCACCGATAAAGATATGTTGGAAAAAACTTATTCCAATTTCCATGCCAATAATATGCTCTTGCAGCAACAATATTGTGAACATGGATTCACGAAATATTCTAAGCTGATTTCtgttttgcttcttgctgaacaaAATAATGAACTTTTGCTAAAAAATCATCAAGCACGTCCAACTAGCTCAACACCATTCCCTGAAGTGAATGCGGTGACTAATAATGAATATAGAGATAATAAATCATTTGGACGTGGACGTGGGCATTGA